The DNA sequence CCCGGAATCGGGAAGTTCGAGCCGCTCAGGTAGAACACGAGCACCCAGACCAGCCCGATGAGCATGAGGCCGATCATGATCGGCTTGAACCACACCGGATTGGGTGCGAGTTCGCCTTCGCTGCGCTCCACGAGGGATTCGTCGTCTTTGCCGGGTCGTGCCATGCCGACCATCCTACCCTCCCGCCCTGCGGCGGCACCGCGGGCCCTTCTCCCGGCGAGGGGGTGCGCGCGGACTGACCTAGACTCGCCGTGTGGATGCGGCGACCCCGGTTGAGATGGGGGATCCGCCGCGCCCTCCCCGACGTCGCCGTCCCACGTTCTTCGGTGTCCTCGGCGAGATCCTGATCACCGTCGGCATCATCACGCTCCTGTACGTCGGTTGGCAGATGTGGATCGGCGACCTCATCTACGGCGCTCAGCGCAACGCCACCGGTCGGGAGCTCTCCGAGGAATGGGCGCAGGCCGCGCCCGCGCCGACGTCGGAGCCGACCGCGTCATCGTCGGCGAGTCCCACCCCGGCTGCAGTCGAACCCGTCGTGCTCCCCGAGCCCGCGGACGGCGAGGTCTTCGGCATCATGCACATCCCGAGATTCGGCGCCGACTACCAGGTTCCGATGGCGGGCGGAGTGAGCCGACCGGTGACCCTCGATCCGATCGGCATCGGCCACTACCCGGGAACGAAGATGCCGGGGGAGGTCGGGAACTTCGCGCTCGCCGCGCACCGGACGACGTACGGCAAGCCGTTCAACCGGATCGCCGAGCTCCGCGTCGGTGACGCGATCGTGGTGGAGACGCCGGACGGGTGGTACACCTACCGGTTCCGCACCCTCGAGTACGTCACACCCACCGAGGTCGAGGTGCTCTCCCCCGTGCCGCAGGCACCGGACACCCCCGCCGGATCCCGCTACATCACGCTGACCAGCTGCAGCCCGATGTTCGCCATGACCGAGCGCATCGTGGCGTACGGCGTGTTCGATTCGTTCACCCCCCGTACGGCGGGGGCCCCGGCATCCCTCACGGAAGGCGCGACCGCCTGATGTACGCAGCCCTCTGGCACGTGCTCCCCGGACCCTGGTGGGTGCGGACGCTCATCCTGCTCCTCCTTGTCGCCGTCGTCCTGTACGGTTTGTTCTTCTTCGTCTTCCCCTGGATCAGCTCGGTCGTGAACCCGCAGGAAGTGACCGTCGAATGAGCGCGACCGGTGCGTGAGCGCGGGCAGATCCTCGTCGTCGACAACCACGACAGCTTCGTGCACACCCTCGTCGGCTACTTGCGCGAACTGGGGGCGCAGACACGGTTCGTCGAGGCCGATGAGATCCCGCCGGATGCCGCCGCCACCGTGATCGCGCCGTACCGGGGGGTGCTGGTCTCGCCCGGACCCGGCACACCGGCCGATGCGGGCGCCTCGATCGCGGTCGTGCGCGCAGCGCATGACACCGGCACACCGCTCCTCGGCGTGTGCCTCGGACATCAGGCGATCGGGGAGGCGTTCGGCGCCGTCGTCGACGAGGCCCCCGACCTCATGCACGGCATGACTTCGCGGGTGAGCCATGACGGCAGCGCCCTCTACGCGGGGGTGCCGAGCCCGTTCACCGCGGGACGCTATCACTCCCTCGCGATCCGGGAGGACACCCTGCCCCCGGAGCTCGCGGTCACCAGTCGCACCGAGGAGGGCGTCATCATGGGAGTCGCCCACCGCTTCGCCCCCATCGTGGGGGTGCAGTTCCACCCCGAGTCGGTGCTCACGGACGGCGGCTACCGGCTGCTCGGAAACTGGCTCGAATCGATCGGCTACGCGGATGCCGCCCGGCGGGGTTCCCGCTTGAACCCGCTTCGCCGGGCGGTCGGTCAGGTTCCGCTGCAGTAGCGCAGGGTCACTTCCGAATTCACCGGTGCCTCGCCCGGGGGGATCGACTGCGTCGTGACGATGGGCGGGTCCGTCGCCGCGCAGTTCGGGTCCGCCTCCGTGATGACGATGAGCTGGGCGTCCGGGCCCTCGAGCTCGCGGGTCGCCGCGTCGAGCGTGTACCCGGTGACGTCGATGATCACGACGCGGCCGGTCGCGGCCACCACATTCACCGTGCTTCCGACCGGAAGCGTCGCTCCCGCCGGCTGATCGGACGAGATGATCGTGCCGGCCGCGAGTCCGGGGTCGTTGCGCGGCGTCACGGTGCCGAGCTTCAGCTTCACCGCTTCCAGGGCCGCGGCCGCGGCATCCTGCGACAGTCCTTCCAGCGTCGGAACGGTCGTCGTCTCCTGACCCGACGAGACGTACACCCGCACCTGCTGACCGGGGCTCACCGAAGAGCCCGCCACCGGATCGGTGCGGATGACGTTGCCGATCGCCACATCGGCGTTCGGCTCGTCCACACGGAACGCCGTCAGGTCGGCGTCGCCGATCTCTCCGCTCGCGCGTTCGTACGTCATGCCGGAGACGTCGGGGACGAGTCGGGCGCTGGAGGGGACCTCGCCGCCCGGGCGGATAGAGACGACCCAGAACAGCACCGAGATGAGCAGAACCGCGATGACGGCGACACCCGCCCAGATCCAGGCGACCGGGGGGCCGGCCTGCGTGCGCTTCATGGTCGTGTCGGTGCTGAGCTGACGCAACGACCTGGCGGTCTCGGCGGCCTGCTTCGGGTTCGGGCCGTACAGCTCGCTCGTGAGCGCCCCGACCGCGCGCTTGGAGGGGACCTTGCCGCCGATCGTCGCATCCAGCGCCTCACGGAACGCCGCGGCGTCCTGGTAGCGCTGGAACGGATCCTTCGCGAGCGCGCGGAGCACGACGGTGTCCATCGACCGCGGCACCGACTCGTTCGCCTCGGACGGCGCAAGAGGGGCTTCGCTCACGTGCTGATAGGCGACCGCGACGGGGGACTCGCCGCGGAATGGCGGCCGTCCGACGAGGAGCTCGTACAGCACCACGCCGGCGGAGTACACGTCGGCGCGTGCGTCGACCGGCTCGCCCTTGGCCTGCTCGGGCGAGAAGTAGGCGGCCGTCCCCAGGATCGTGGTGGTCTCGGCCACCGTCGACGACGAATCGGACACCGCGCGCGCGATGCCGAAATCCATGACCTTCACCTGTCCGGAGTCGGTGACCATGACGTTGCCCGGCTTGATGTCGCGGTGCACGACGCCCGCGCGGTGGGAGTACTCCAGGGCTTCGAGGATGCCGTCGACGTAGCGCACCGCGTCGGCCACGGGCACCGGGCCGGCCGCGACGATGTCCTTGAGCAGCGCACCGTGGACGAGCTCCATCACGATGAACGGGACGGGGCGGACCGTGCCGTCGGGCGAGGTCTCGCTGTCTTCACCGGCGTCGTAGACGCGCACGATCGTCGGGTGGGCCATGCGCGAGGCGGCCTGCGCCTCGAGGCGGAACCGGGTGCGGAAGGAGTTGTCGTCGGCGAGGTCGCGGTTGAGCAGCTTGATCGCGACCTGGCGCCCGAGCGTGAGGTCGTAACCCCGGAACACGGTGGCCATGCCACCACGACCGATGAGTTCGTCGACGCGATAGCGCCCCGAAAGCACGCGCGGCTCAGCTGTCACGGTCACTCCCTGGGTATGGCTGACTCAGCCTAACCGACACGACCGACCGCGCCCGGCGGCAGCGGCGGTCGTGCGGTGATGTGCTACGGGGTCGTCGTCGGGGCCGGTGTGGACGCGGCCTGTATCTGAGAGGTCGCCTCACCGGATGCACCCGAGTCGCGCTGACCCGCAGCGCCGCCGGAGCAGGTCACCGAGTAGGTCACGATGACGGTCGCTCCCGGATTGTTGTCGGCCAGCACCTCGCCCGCGCGCTCGTTGGGTCCGAAGGTCGCGGTGGACTGCCCCGTGCTCGCGAACGTCGCGTTCGTGGCGGTGAAGTTGTAGGCGCTCACCGCTCCGGTTCCGGACGGGCACGTGTAGCCGCTCCACGACACCTGGGTGCTCGCGCCGGCCTCGACCGTCCCGGCGATCGACGGGGCGGAGGGCTGGGGCATCGCAGTCTGGTCGCCGTAGAAGGTCAGGGTGAGCAGCTGCGAGGGCGGGATGTTGCCGGTCGGGCTGACGCGGTAGACCGTGTTGACCTGCTCGGCCGTGGGCGCGGGGTCTCCCGCGACGCAGTCGACGGCCTCGATTCCCGCGGCCTTCGCCTTCGCGGAGGCCTCCGTGCAGTCCATGCCCTCGAGGCCCAGACCGTCCACCGAGATCGTCGACGTCGTCGGGGTGGGCGTCGGGGTCGGCGTCGGGGTCGGTGTGCTCGAGGACGTCGTCGGATCCGGCGTCGGCTCCTGATTCGCCACGAATGCCCAGATCGTGCCGCCGAGGACGAGCAGAAGCAGGACGATGAGGGCGATGAGCGGCCAGGTCCACGGGCTGCGCTTCTTCTTCTCCTCGACACCCTCCTCCACGGCATCCGCTGCCGGGAGGATCCGGGTGGCGGCGCCGGTCGCGCCCGCCGGGGTGAGGAGCTGCGTCATGTCGTCGCCGACGGCGACGCCGGTCGCGATCGCGGGGACCGCGGCGGCCGCGGCCGCGAGATCGCCGCGACGGAGCGCCGTGGCCGCGCGGGCGACGGCGGCGGCCGATGCCGGACGGTCCTCGGGCTTCTTGGCGATCATCGCCATCACGAGGTTCTGCACCGGGACCGCGACGGTCGGCGGCAGCGGCGGAGGCTGTTCGTTGATCTGCGCCATCGCGATCGCGACCTGCGACTCGCCCGTGAAGGGCCGCTTGCCGGCGAGGCACTCGTACGCGACGATGCCGAGCGAATACGTGTCGGTGGCGGGGGATGCCGGGTGGCCGGAGGCCTGCTCCGGCGAGAGGTACTGCACCGTGCCCATCACCTGGCCGGTCGCCGTCAGCGGAACCTGGTCGGCGATGCGCGCGATCCCGAAGTCGGTGATCTTGACGCGCCCGTCGGGCGTGATGAGGAGATTGCCGGGCTTGATGTCCCGGTGCACGAGTCCCGCGGCGTGGGCGGCCTGCAGGGCGGCGGAGGTCTGCGCGACGATGTCGAGCGTCTTGTCCGTGGAGAGCGATCCGTCCCTCTCGAGGATGGTGGACAGCGCCTCGCCGGGCACGAGCTCCATCACGAGGAACGCGCTGCCCGCCTCCTCGCCGTAGTCGAAAACGCTCGCGATGCCCTCGTGGTTCACGAGTGCCGCGTGGCGGGCCTCGGCGCGGAAGCGCTCGAGGAAGCCCGGGTCGCCCATGTACTCGTCTTTGAGGATCTTGATCGCGACGGTGCGGCCGATGACGTGGTCGGTGGCCTCCCACACTTCGCCCATCCCGCCGATGGCGATCCGCGAGTCCAGCTCGTACCGGCCTCCGAAGGTCACTCCCTGCGTCGGTCTCATCGTCCCAGCACCGCCTCCATGACCTTCTTCGCGATCGGTGCCGCGATGGTGTTACCGCTGCCCGACTGACCCTGACCTCCGCCGTCTTCGACGACCACGGCCACGGCCACCTCCGGGTTCTCCGCGGGCGCGAAGCCGGTGAACCACAGCGTGTACGGTCTGCTCGCCCCGTTCTCCGCGGTGCCCGTCTTTCCGCCCACGTCGACCCCGTCTATTCTTGCACCCGAGGCTGCGCCGTCACTGACATTGGCGACCATCATCGCCGTCAGTTCGGCTGCGATGTCGGAGTCCAGGGCACGCCCGAACTCGGTGTCCTCGAAGCTCTGCTGGACCGAGAGATCCGGTCCGATCACCTGGTCGACCATCCGCGGATTCATGACGACTCCATCGTTGGCGATTCCCGCAGAGACCATGGCCATCTGCAGGGGCGTCGCGGTGACCTGGCCTTGGCCGAATCCGGTGAGAGCGGTCTGGGGGTCATCGAGTCCGCGCGGATAGCTCGAGGCCGTCGAGGTGAGCGGCATCGAGAACTGTGCGTTGAAACCGTACTTCTCGGCCTCCTCGCGGATCGCGGTGTCGCCGAGCTGCACCGCGAGCTCGGCGAACGGGATGTTGCAGCTCAGCCGCAGCGCGTCGGCGATCGTGACCGTGTCGCCGGGTCCGCACGCCCCGCCGCCCGCGTTGAAGACGACGCTGCTGGACTGCGGGAGCTGATACGAGCCCGGATTGGGCAGAGTCGAGGTGGGCGTGTAGTCGCCCGAGGCGAGCGCCGCCGAGGCGACCACGAGCTTGAAGGTCGACCCCGGTGGGTTGAGGTCGCCGCCGATCGCGCGGTTGAACAGCGGATGCGAGGGGTCGGCATCCAGTGCGTCGTAAGTCTCGTTCACCTCGCCGGTGTTGTGCGACGCGAGCAGGTTCGTGTCGAA is a window from the Microbacterium lacus genome containing:
- a CDS encoding anthranilate synthase component II codes for the protein MRERGQILVVDNHDSFVHTLVGYLRELGAQTRFVEADEIPPDAAATVIAPYRGVLVSPGPGTPADAGASIAVVRAAHDTGTPLLGVCLGHQAIGEAFGAVVDEAPDLMHGMTSRVSHDGSALYAGVPSPFTAGRYHSLAIREDTLPPELAVTSRTEEGVIMGVAHRFAPIVGVQFHPESVLTDGGYRLLGNWLESIGYADAARRGSRLNPLRRAVGQVPLQ
- a CDS encoding peptidoglycan D,D-transpeptidase FtsI family protein; translation: MTKELRRLSILMLLMFLALFASTSVIQVVQAETLAENSRNTRALYDSYEVQRGSIIASGAAIASSVPSDDVYAWQRVYVDGDMWAPVTGYINPALGAATGIEQAMNQELSGTAGSQFLARIDRILTGQPPRGSNVELTLDAAVQRAAYDALGDLQGAVIAIEPSTGRVLAMVTSPSFDTNLLASHNTGEVNETYDALDADPSHPLFNRAIGGDLNPPGSTFKLVVASAALASGDYTPTSTLPNPGSYQLPQSSSVVFNAGGGACGPGDTVTIADALRLSCNIPFAELAVQLGDTAIREEAEKYGFNAQFSMPLTSTASSYPRGLDDPQTALTGFGQGQVTATPLQMAMVSAGIANDGVVMNPRMVDQVIGPDLSVQQSFEDTEFGRALDSDIAAELTAMMVANVSDGAASGARIDGVDVGGKTGTAENGASRPYTLWFTGFAPAENPEVAVAVVVEDGGGQGQSGSGNTIAAPIAKKVMEAVLGR
- the pknB gene encoding Stk1 family PASTA domain-containing Ser/Thr kinase; amino-acid sequence: MTAEPRVLSGRYRVDELIGRGGMATVFRGYDLTLGRQVAIKLLNRDLADDNSFRTRFRLEAQAASRMAHPTIVRVYDAGEDSETSPDGTVRPVPFIVMELVHGALLKDIVAAGPVPVADAVRYVDGILEALEYSHRAGVVHRDIKPGNVMVTDSGQVKVMDFGIARAVSDSSSTVAETTTILGTAAYFSPEQAKGEPVDARADVYSAGVVLYELLVGRPPFRGESPVAVAYQHVSEAPLAPSEANESVPRSMDTVVLRALAKDPFQRYQDAAAFREALDATIGGKVPSKRAVGALTSELYGPNPKQAAETARSLRQLSTDTTMKRTQAGPPVAWIWAGVAVIAVLLISVLFWVVSIRPGGEVPSSARLVPDVSGMTYERASGEIGDADLTAFRVDEPNADVAIGNVIRTDPVAGSSVSPGQQVRVYVSSGQETTTVPTLEGLSQDAAAAALEAVKLKLGTVTPRNDPGLAAGTIISSDQPAGATLPVGSTVNVVAATGRVVIIDVTGYTLDAATRELEGPDAQLIVITEADPNCAATDPPIVTTQSIPPGEAPVNSEVTLRYCSGT
- a CDS encoding serine/threonine-protein kinase, encoding MRPTQGVTFGGRYELDSRIAIGGMGEVWEATDHVIGRTVAIKILKDEYMGDPGFLERFRAEARHAALVNHEGIASVFDYGEEAGSAFLVMELVPGEALSTILERDGSLSTDKTLDIVAQTSAALQAAHAAGLVHRDIKPGNLLITPDGRVKITDFGIARIADQVPLTATGQVMGTVQYLSPEQASGHPASPATDTYSLGIVAYECLAGKRPFTGESQVAIAMAQINEQPPPLPPTVAVPVQNLVMAMIAKKPEDRPASAAAVARAATALRRGDLAAAAAAVPAIATGVAVGDDMTQLLTPAGATGAATRILPAADAVEEGVEEKKKRSPWTWPLIALIVLLLLVLGGTIWAFVANQEPTPDPTTSSSTPTPTPTPTPTPTTSTISVDGLGLEGMDCTEASAKAKAAGIEAVDCVAGDPAPTAEQVNTVYRVSPTGNIPPSQLLTLTFYGDQTAMPQPSAPSIAGTVEAGASTQVSWSGYTCPSGTGAVSAYNFTATNATFASTGQSTATFGPNERAGEVLADNNPGATVIVTYSVTCSGGAAGQRDSGASGEATSQIQAASTPAPTTTP
- a CDS encoding cell division protein CrgA; translation: MARPGKDDESLVERSEGELAPNPVWFKPIMIGLMLIGLVWVLVFYLSGSNFPIPGIGAWNLVIGFGIAFVGFLMTTRWR
- a CDS encoding class E sortase → MDAATPVEMGDPPRPPRRRRPTFFGVLGEILITVGIITLLYVGWQMWIGDLIYGAQRNATGRELSEEWAQAAPAPTSEPTASSSASPTPAAVEPVVLPEPADGEVFGIMHIPRFGADYQVPMAGGVSRPVTLDPIGIGHYPGTKMPGEVGNFALAAHRTTYGKPFNRIAELRVGDAIVVETPDGWYTYRFRTLEYVTPTEVEVLSPVPQAPDTPAGSRYITLTSCSPMFAMTERIVAYGVFDSFTPRTAGAPASLTEGATA